The following nucleotide sequence is from Vibrio rumoiensis.
GGGGGTGAGAAGGAGCACACTTCGTCGTTACCAGGCGTGGTATCAACCTTTGAGACATCAATGACGGGCATACTCATCTCTCCTTCTCGCAATAAAATCGCGCAGGTAGCGAGCATTTGGAAAGCCGAGGCTTCCCTGACTCATCAGGACATCGTTCCAGTCAATCCCTTTCGCTCTGGGCGGGATAGGGAGCTTAGGCAGCAGGATGTACACACGAATGCCGCGCTTCTCCAGCTTGGCTTTCAGCACATTCGCTGACTTCTCACCAGTCACAGACTTATCTTTGTCAGCCCAGATCAGTACGGTGTGAACACCTTCCGGAACCTCGAAGGACTCCATCAGGGTCGCATTGACCGTTGACCAAACCGGGATTTGAGTGACTCGATAAGCGGATAGAGCTGTTTCCAACCCTTCTGCAACACCCAGGATACCCTCAGTCGGTTCACCAAGGCGGATGGCCGCACCATTGACATCCAAACCTTCCGGAATGGGCATCATTTTCTTGGCGTTGCCGACCTTAGCTTTCTTACCGTTTGGGGTGAGATAGGTGCGGTGGAGCGTTACCAGATTGCCTTCCACATCTCGGATAGCGCAGACGATAGCCGGGAACTTCCCAACTTCATTGCCATCTTCGTCGTAGTAGGCCATAGCCGGATTGAACCGCAGACAGTCTGTTTTTTCTACTTCATCGACCTTGAACAGAAGCTCACGGTTTTTGAAGTACAGACGCATTGGCTCAGTCACATGACTGGAGAACGGTAAACACTCGTTCCATACCTTCTCGATTTTCTCACGGAGACGAGCACTGTAAGCGCGTTCGCGCTCCATTCTCTTCTCCATTTCCTCTTGGAGCTCAAGCAGCCAAGGCTTGGGTTGTTCACGAAACATCGGAACAACTTTCGGCTTGACTTCACTGCTTTGCGCTTCGGGTTGTGTTGCCGCAGATTGTGCTTGCGGTGCCGGAGTTGCTACCGTGTGATTGACCACAGGGGCCGTCTCAACATAGTGACTCACCGGTTCAACACCACCGTTTGAACGAGCGCGGAACTGCGTTACCGTAGCGCCACGACGTTCGACCAACCAAGTGTTGCGGTGCGTTTGCATAGGTTGTTCTCTCACAACATTCCCCTGATCGTCTTTAACTTCAACGACGACAGTTACAGGCTCGCGCCCGAGGTTTGTCATGATGATCTCATCCCCATACTTGGCCTCGCTTTCACCAATGGCTCTTTCAAGATCCACACCCCAAACGGTGCGTTCCAAGCCACTCTTGTCACGGATGAAGGCAAAGTAGCTAAGCTCATTGTCTTCGTTATGCTCGTAGGGAGCTTTACCGTGGGCGATCAGAGTACCGGCAATGGATTTCTTGCGATTCTTGGAATCGAGAACCTTGTTGTTTACCTTCATAGGCTCTTGCTGAACAGGCGCTTTGGCCTGGGCAGGAGCTCGTGACGGTGCAGCAGATTGTTGATACTGGGGTTGCTCTTTCTCAACTCCCAAGTAATCACCAACCTCGCTTAGGCACTGCTTAAAGTCCCAATTATTGAGCCACATGAGCAACTCAAAACCATCATGATTAGCACCGCATGTGTTGCATACGCCGCCACCAGTCAGGTGGGCATCCTTGAACAGTCGGAAGCCATCTTTCCCGCCGTGGATAGGGCAAGAAACATGACGACCTGGTTTACGGAGAGCTGGTTCAAGATGGGGCGCTAGGGCCGCCAGGATGAATAGCCAGTTTCCGTTAGCCGCTTCACGAACGGTGTCAGCTTTGTAGTAAGACATAGGTTTTCTCCTTAGCGTGAACCCCAGCATCGAGGCTTCCTTAACCCCCCGTTGCCAGGGTTTTAAGGAAACCCCGACACTGGGAGGATGTGCCAAGGAGGCTCCCCAGCCGGGGAGAACTCCCCGGCAAGGGGTTTAAAAGATCGCCCCCGAAACGGAGGCGAATTTTGTGAATATCACAAGCACAAATGGGTGCCCTCTTCCGAGGCCATCATGACTGTGACATCTGCGGTTACAGGATCTGACTTAATCACAACCTCAGTGGGTTTGAAAAAGCCATCTACAGTAGGCATGGGGTAGTAAAGACGAATCTTTCCCCAGTTCTTGTTGTCGGTAAAAGCGACCTTTGTTTGAGCAACACAAAGCTGCAAAAACATGAAAAGGAAGTCTTCTACTGAGTGTTTACCATCTGCACCAAATACACCATCGACAATTGCCGGGGTCACTGCCACATTCGTCAGGAAACCAGCTTGCTTACCGATGGAAGATTGGTCCACCAGCAGTCCATCATTGATGGCTTGTTGACGGATTTGGGCGATGTCCAATTTAGCTAATTGGTTCATAAGGTGTACTCCAAAGTTAATGGGTACACCAACCCCGTGCGGGGAAGTGTACCCGCATGGGTTATTGAAAGGTCACGGCCAAAGCCGAGCTTTAAGGTTCCGAATTTTACGCTGGCAAGATGCGCCAAAGAACGGTCGGGGGAAACGAGTCAGCGACACGCTTCACATTCACGTAAAGAGTGTCTGTAAAGACACGCTCTAAGCGACGACCACCTTGACGATAAACCAGCTTAAAATTTTGGAATTTGCTATTCATGGATACCTCCAGAAAAAACGGGAGGTATCTCCAGCAGGAGATAAACTCCCGCAGGGATTAGTAAATTAACGTTAATTTGCTGTTTGTTTTTGGCGACCAGCTATCGCACGTTTTCGCTCTCCGGAGAGAACAAAATCTGCTTACTGATGGCTTTACCATGAGTAAAAAGACTTGGAAAGTAAAGCAGGGGTTTCCCCCTGCCTTGATTATGCCGCTTTGAGGTGGCGAGAGAAGAAGTCCCTGGTTTGCTGGATAGCAGCCCGGAGAAGTTCTCGTCTGTAACCAGCGTAACTCTTGTCATCACTGGCAACGGTCAAACCGTGCAGACTATCTTCACCCAGAACTATCTCGTTTTCACGAGAGAGTACCTCAACTCGTAGGCCAAGAACTCGCTCTTTCCCTTCCAGAATGGAGCAAATTGTTTGGTCTCGTACTTCGTCATCCCAGTGGCCCATATCGAAATCCCGCTCAGGGAGTTCAGTCACACGCACCAGGTAGTTTTCAGTGGTCCGTTCCCAAACCACCTCTTCTTCGCATGGAGATGCCTCTATCAGCGAGTATCCGTCGGATTCGAGCTTCTTGGAAATGCTTTTCACATCATCCGCCAGCTCCAACACAAAACGATCCCAGATGTCTTGCCAACGCTCGATCATATCCTGGTTAATCGCTTCAATGCCGGTTCCTAGCATGGTGTCATCATCAGGGAAGATCCCTGTAAAGTCCACGTTGTCGTCGATGTTCATGCAGTTCCAGTGGCAGTAGTGATGCCCATAACTGTTCCGGGTAATGGACAAGTCACAGGAACCATACTCACGGAGGACAAAAAGCATATTCTCAATGTCTTTCTGTGCCATCAGGTTCTTCACGCGACTGACAGCATCTACTTGGCCGAGCTCAGTGCTGAATAGGCGCTTCATGAGTGCTTTTACGTCATCAACGCCCAAGTCTCCATAAAATGCCATTCCATCGCCCTGGCAGTACCCGAGACTGTACTCAATTTTCAGATCATCCGGGTATCCGCACTTAACCAGTTCGTTTTGAAAATGCTGTTTAATCATTGGTATCTCCTTAGTTTCAGAGGGAGACACCACCCCCGCAGGGACTAATGTCCCCCGTGGGGTTAATATTTGGGTTTAAGAAGCCTTGCGGCTTAATTCAGCATCGAATCGAGGGCCTTTGATAACCGCAGTTTTCATAACCTCGAAGTTTCTTGGGTAACGCAGCTTTGAAACTGCGCCAGCACGGATGTCGGCAGCCTCACTTGGAGATACAAGCCTAAACCCTTCGCTAGTTTCAACGTAGAACCAACCGGCGTAACGCTCATAGGCATACTGCTGGTATT
It contains:
- a CDS encoding NgrC is translated as MIKQHFQNELVKCGYPDDLKIEYSLGYCQGDGMAFYGDLGVDDVKALMKRLFSTELGQVDAVSRVKNLMAQKDIENMLFVLREYGSCDLSITRNSYGHHYCHWNCMNIDDNVDFTGIFPDDDTMLGTGIEAINQDMIERWQDIWDRFVLELADDVKSISKKLESDGYSLIEASPCEEEVVWERTTENYLVRVTELPERDFDMGHWDDEVRDQTICSILEGKERVLGLRVEVLSRENEIVLGEDSLHGLTVASDDKSYAGYRRELLRAAIQQTRDFFSRHLKAA
- a CDS encoding DUF7146 domain-containing protein; this encodes MSYYKADTVREAANGNWLFILAALAPHLEPALRKPGRHVSCPIHGGKDGFRLFKDAHLTGGGVCNTCGANHDGFELLMWLNNWDFKQCLSEVGDYLGVEKEQPQYQQSAAPSRAPAQAKAPVQQEPMKVNNKVLDSKNRKKSIAGTLIAHGKAPYEHNEDNELSYFAFIRDKSGLERTVWGVDLERAIGESEAKYGDEIIMTNLGREPVTVVVEVKDDQGNVVREQPMQTHRNTWLVERRGATVTQFRARSNGGVEPVSHYVETAPVVNHTVATPAPQAQSAATQPEAQSSEVKPKVVPMFREQPKPWLLELQEEMEKRMERERAYSARLREKIEKVWNECLPFSSHVTEPMRLYFKNRELLFKVDEVEKTDCLRFNPAMAYYDEDGNEVGKFPAIVCAIRDVEGNLVTLHRTYLTPNGKKAKVGNAKKMMPIPEGLDVNGAAIRLGEPTEGILGVAEGLETALSAYRVTQIPVWSTVNATLMESFEVPEGVHTVLIWADKDKSVTGEKSANVLKAKLEKRGIRVYILLPKLPIPPRAKGIDWNDVLMSQGSLGFPNARYLRDFIARRRDEYARH